The following coding sequences are from one Bufo bufo chromosome 2, aBufBuf1.1, whole genome shotgun sequence window:
- the TEX43 gene encoding testis-expressed protein 43, which translates to MSQSYSSCHSIASQQGRRNPNHNLLMNTQPNQEERRNCKEPSEHTQNPGTMVSVATITDIKGLTHSHVSEFSRRHPIIPKRYVMPWKQDMVNRKLITRHADLAGLYRGPQEESLFLQNKERLCHGEDCHVIMEKLKIPLQQRMTEFPLHSPLSRYQSYMINQNTRMLAS; encoded by the exons ATGTCACAGTCTTATAGTAGTTGTCACAGCATAGCCTCCCAACAGGGACGGAGAAATCCAAATCATAACCTGTTAATGAACACACAACCAAATCAAGAAGAGCGGAGAAATTGCAAGGAACCAAGTGAGCACACGCAGAATCCTGGGACCATGGTCTCGGTAGCAACCATCACTGATATTAAAGG ACTTACTCATTCACATGTTTCTGAGTTCTCCAGAAGACATCCCATTATCCCCAAACGTTATGTCATGCCGTGGAAACAAGACATGGTGAACAGAAAACTAATTACCAGG CACGCAGATCTGGCCGGGCTGTACCGAGGCCCTCAGGAGGAGAGCCTGTTTTTGCAGAACAAAGAAAGGCTATGTCATGGAGAAGACTGTCACGTCATCATGGAGAAGCTGAAAATCCCATTACAACAACGGATGACAGAGTTCCCATTGCATTCCCCTTTGTCAAGATACCAGAGTTACATGATTAACCAGAATACTAGAATGCTAGCATCATAG